Genomic window (Magnolia sinica isolate HGM2019 chromosome 10, MsV1, whole genome shotgun sequence):
GTTCCCATCGTCCAAACATGACCACTTTATCCATCTTTTAAGTCTTGAGTTATTCAATATTTAGTTTCAAGGAAGAAATGGAGAATAGCTTTGATGGTGGTTTTTTGGGCAATCTGGTTGGAAAGGAATaaccattgtttttttttaatttaaagggTTCTGTAGCCGGTGGGGTTTCTAGCAGGTCCCCTTGTTTATCAGGGAGTGGGCTTCCTGAGGGTTTAGGCTTtgggtttgtttttcttttgtttgttttgtttccttttcccttgttctttttgtttttaacaatatttcatctttcaaaaaaaaaaagttatatttTACTTTCAGTGATCCTTCCATTGTACCATACCCTTGTGTTAGGGTTTTGCTTATCATAAAACTACTGAAAAGGGGGGAGAAATCATATAACCATCTTTTTTTACTTCTCTcatcttctcttcccttttctcTTAATACCTAAGCATGGTTTGATCGTGTCCTTTatccttttctctcatttcttttcttctttttcttttttcccttttctcttcttttcttcttttttttccttttcttttccttcccaTTGCTTCTCTTTTCTTCATTCCAGTGGCCAGACCAGCCAGATTCACTGGCCAGCCTCATCAAGCCAGCTGGATCCACCAGCTCGACCACCAGGACTTGCCAGACCAACCAGCCAGACCCACCAAATTCACCAGAGCCTCACTGAGCCAGCCGGATCTACCAGCTCAACCACTAACGGACCAAGAAGACTAGCCCGGCAGCTGATCCGGACTTTAAAGGCTCCACATTCTTGAAACTAAATATGGAGTATGGTATAATGACGGACCACTCAAAGTAAAATACAACTTGAAACTAAATATTAAATATCTCAACACTAAGAACCCATTTGAATTTACATTAATATCTATGAAATAGTCACCTTGTTTTAGTGCCATATTTAGTAGTTCAAATCACTGTTGATGGACTAATGTTTGCTATAAAATTCTGTTAAGAAACTTCATTTCTTAGGTTGCCATAtctttgcaccaaatatcatgatatttcatgattaatcctgaaatggtgcaaaatatcatgaaacttcacgacatttggtgcaaccaaacgcacctttAGGTGGCGTTTTAAAATACTCCATTAGCAAGTCTTAGTTAATCTGTCAGTTGAATGACTTTAGTATTTGCCGCAGCAGTGGAAAAAAGGAAAGCAAAGTGATATTTCCTTTGTTTCAagcaataaaaaatgaaatattaCACCTGCCCCCATATATTTCAGAACAGCACCCTTACCATTGCAATGTATAATCATAACTCACTCCAAGTAGATGAAACATATGCAAACATGCATGAACAATGGATGAATGAAGGTTTAAGCTTTATCCATATCCCTTGTTGGAAACCAACAATGGGCCCACCTGACAAATGATCTAGATCAAtgttaagatgggccccatatgGCTGTAATGATCTATACCAAGCTTCACGTAATACCAGAAGGGGTAAAAAGAGAGCAAGAACAACCAATAATTTCTTACCAATTGCCCTTGAATTGTGAAACTGGCCCACCTGGCTTCCTCTGGTCCCACCACTGAACAGTATGCCCCAAACCACCCGTTGCAAACTCCGTTGGCGAACCCCATCTGACCGCCGTGTATGAAACTAACCCCCGGCTATCAGAGACCAGACCGCAATTCAACCTCGACTCCCCAACCTTCACCAAATTCACCCTCCCGTCCTCCCCGACGCTGACGCATTCACACCCGCTCCCTTCCAGATCAATTGCTGAGATGGGCCCTCCATGGAAGGATTTGTCTGAGAGCGAGAGCTCTGATTCGAGCGACGCCTCGACGGGATCAGCGAATAGAAAGTGGAGGGAGCCCGCAAGGGTGGCGGCAGCGATGACGGGTTTCTGGGGTGTTTGGGAGGCACGGAGGGAGGAGATTCTTGAAGGAGTAGGACATGAGGATTGAAGGTGGAGATCTGGCGGGGTTAGGGCGTGGATTTCGATAGCGGAACCGGCGGTATCGGGGTCGTGGACGGCAGCGACGATGAATCGGGAGAAGGCGGAGAGAGGAGACAGGAATCGGACGGCGTCGATTGATTTGGATTGGGGGAATCGGAGGATTTGGAGATCTCCTGACATTTCCTCTAGGGTTTTTGTGAGGTTTTGGAAAGACCGGGAGCGGAGGGAAAGGTACTTTGCAGTGAGGTTTTGAAATGAGGGCTGGGAACGCGTATTAGCTAGCTACTGACAGCTTCAGCAGCTGTCTAGATGCTgaactgacgtcaccaagctctgtgggccccaacataatgtatgcgttgtatccacaccgtcaaatcattttagggcattagccaaagaatgaggcacatctgggagctgattaggtgagaccgcggatccaccgaggtgggtaggACCCCTAACCGtgaggctcacagtgatgtatgtgccttaaatccacactgtccaactattttgaaagctcaatttagggcatgatctcaaaaatgaagcagattaaaatcttatgtggaccataccacaggaaacagcggtgattgaatcccaccattaaaaacttcatgggggagcggaaatgtttatttgccatcgaacctatTGAGAGAGTCACAAATACTTATCCgaagagaccatacaaatattCGCAGGATTTAAAACTTTTGAGGTTCACTGGAACTTTTTAACGTTCGATTACCACTgtttgaacacacacacacatatatatatatatatatatatatatatatatatatatatatatatatatatatatatatatatatttcacatcTTAGCAGATCTTATAGAAAACATTAATGTGGCTGTTTGTTTATTACTTAATATGctccaaaatacaaaaatcaaattTCAGTCACTTAATAGGCTGTTCGGTGTTTGTTTAACACACTTAAAATAATTTCTCAGTGTAAATAAAAACCAGAATTACTTTCGGGCACGACGGCTCTAAGGGGTAGGCAAGTGAGGCAATTGCCTAaggccccctaattatgaaggTCCTACATcataacaaaattaaaaaaatttaattatgaagatcctatattatagcaaatttaaaattgagaagaaaaaaaaattaaaattaaaattttttaaataaaacttattgaaaggcctacaaaataagaatatctaaaaattagtttacaaatttgaaatttaaaattaaaaaaaaaatcttagaaaCTAAtactatcaataataacagtctaactctatcatcttttttcaaaataatagcattattcccaataaattcttctcctaaaacctaagACCACAtctacctactttattgctaattaaattctgaaaaaaattaaattctaactaaaatgcctcatttttatgacttgcctaatGCCCCCTAAAAATGTTGAGCCGCCCCTACTTTCGGGCTAATGTGGGCCGAAAGCAGTAAGTGATATATTTCTAGAAGGCGGTGAGTGGCTTTGCattaatttttttatgaaaatgGTAATTCTATTCTTTCCCTTCGGTACATGATTGTGATCAAGTGGACTTCATTTTTACGTGGCAAAGTCTTGCGGGGCCACTATAATgtgtttgttatatccacacaatCTATTCAATTTTTAAGATCATTGTAGGACATAATATGAAAAATGAGGTggaactcaagtgaaccacaccacaaaaaattgtGGAAGCAAtggcacccaccattgaaatcttctcagggcccaccatgatgtttttttgccatccaatgatgtttatttaccattcaatctattaataaggtcacgtggacttagATTaacagaaatatatatatatatatatatatatatatatatatatatatatatatatatatatatatatatatatatatatatatatattagcttaatccaaaacttcaatggccttaaaaagttttcaattgcaacattcaatccctacttcttttttttttttattgtgtggacaagtctacttgagctttggatccagaCCTAGGTAGAacaatatgaaaaaatggatggacggtgtggatctaacacataaattatggtgggggcGCACATAACTTTACCATGTCAACATGGCATATGGTGCATGCGTGTTCTATGCTGGGCAATCCAAGGTGTGCATCACCATCGTGTCGGcctcatcaagttttgtgggcctcaccacaatACGTCTCTTATttacaccgtctattcattttacaagatcattttatagcatgggtcTTGTCataaaatgaggcaaatacaaggctcaagtggaccacaccatagaaagcagtggggattgaatgtctactatccaaaacttcttggaggcagtagaagttttggatcaatctgctatttgattttttcccttcatcaaagtTCGTGTAATATctttaacagtttggatgacaaataaacatcatgatgaactATAGGAAGGTTTCGGCCATAGAAATCATTGTACCCATTGCTTTATCCTTTATGAGGTGTGATcctagctaggggtgtacacaaactgagttaactcagttagctcactcgactcgactcgactcaactcgaaaaagctcaattcgactcggttcgaagctgagttcgagccgagttgagctgattttttaagctcgaaaaaatttcaaactgagttcgagcttgcctgagctcgactcgactcaaattgaAACCCAACTAGAATCGAACTAGTTCAAtcactcggttactttgatattaatgttgctcaccaagtgtttgatgaaatgactcaacaaagtatcggctagtggcaaggaaggtatgtatatgaaacaaatattattttttctttattttgatgttgcttacaaggtgtctgatgaaatacttgtaaacaaatTGCTAAttttttacatacagtgagaaattaaaagtgcacagtatgtgtttgtgaaaatgccgcagaggcttgattttggcttgaacttggctcgaactggcctgagctgctgaccgaaccgagctgagctggccagtcaggctcgaggaccgagccaagccgagttcgagctggggtcaactagtggccgagccgagccaaggccagctcgacttgatttgactcggtgtacacccctaatcccAACATCTGGAAGTTAGGtgtgtgatgtttgtgaggagtCTGCCCggtcttttcatttttttcaaaccaTGTTAGGAGTTATGGTTTGAGTAGTAAATGATGTGGAATGATTATTCAATTAGTTAATTTAAATTAAAAGTAAATTTCCATTTAACCTATGCATATATGTTAATATGTGTTGAATGGATGTATATAATGTGATGAAAAAATATAATAGTTTGTGTTCTCGGAATTCATATCTTAAGCGCAATCCTATTCGGGTACTTAAATTTCAGGGTGTGACAATTTGAGCATGCAAGATCTAAACTTTCTATCAAGTGGGTGcattgtctggatgttttactctTAAGATTGAGCCATTCACTCCTTGAGTGGACCATATCTATGAATTAAAAACAAACTTAGATGCTCTAGCATagaggtgtcaatgggccagattTGACTAGGAATAAGAGTATCCATATCCATACCTAGCAATGGGTACTGCACCCATATTCATGTAGGCCTAAAATGAAATGGGCATTGATACCCACACTTTTTAAGGGGTCAGTGTACACGTTAAGATATGATGTACCTAAGAAGGAAAGACTTTAAGCCCCCACACGTGCGGACACATGTGGAAGAAGTCACATGAACTCTACTTCTACTTCTCTTGCTCCACTTCTCCTTTTCCTACTCATTTACTTCACTTTCTACCTCTTTGTTTCTCCTTCTCCTACTCTACTTTTCTCCTATTATCTCATTCTATTTCTCTTTCTATCTTTTAACTCTGCTTCTTCGTATTGTaagaatttataaataaatacatTGAGCACGAGAGATCATTATTAAGTGAATGTCTTTCCCTTTTTTAtgtctatttattttattgtttttgttttttttcatggTATTAGAACTTTGGCAACCTAATTCAACACCACACCCAAAGTAACTCCAAATAAATGGACGCAATTCAAAGTTACTAtgtctatttattttattgtttttggtttttttcatgGTATTAGAACTTTGGCAATCTAATTCAACACCACACCCAAAGTAACTCCAAATAAATGGACTCAATTCAAAGTTACTAAGTTCAATACATCCTCTTGGACCTTTTTTCAAAGCTTTCCTTTAAAGCCATTTCCTCCGCAGCATCTCTAAAAACCACAAACACTTAATAACAACTAAAAAACATACATGTATGCCATCAAGTCAATAGATTAAATTCTATAATAAGAAAAAACAaactaagaattttttttttttcttgaaaaatgtCAAATTTTTGAATGATATATTGCATgctattttaaattaaaataaaagtaaTAAACAACCcttcttcatattattttaatcCATCATATGATTAAAAGTTAAAAACTATAAAAGTGAAATTGCATATTTgaaatacaaataattaaaaaacaaaccatctaaattgtgggcccTATTAGACATAGAATGAACAAAAAAAACTAAGCTTAATTAGTTATTTATTAGATAGGTGAATATTTTTTAGACAATTAATGTTGGGATTTTGTctatggaatcacacagatatggatctaggatagtaatccaagagcaccaagcaatcacaagtgaatacaaagatttaacatggaaaaccctttcgagaaaaaaccacggcacaaaacaacataattccactatgaaaacataaattacaaagagaggggATTtatctgattcgaacaacctcgaatctcacccttgctacaccttttaaaaatcctaaaactcttttaggaacccttagaatacctttaggaaaccttagaattcATTAGAAAAGCTCtaaaaacccctatttatagtttaggaaactctacttacgcACATCTCTGAAACcatttcaaatttacgcagtccgcgcagaaTCCGCGCACTATcggcgtaaccttcgactagtcgaagacctcGGGATTTTAAGAAACATTATTGCTGAACTTCAAGTtgaacttgcttcgaccagtcaaagggacCGTCGACTAGTCGAgacagtccctcgactggtcgagcatctcgGTGAATCAAGATTTAGGACATTTGTTTTACAACAATTAAAAGTGAAAAATAACAGTCCTATTTTCACAAAAGAGTGTTTGGAAATAAGAAGTGAAGATTGtacaaccaatttgattttgggactatTACTTACATACCATGATTTTTCacaatttaattaattttgttttgagatattatttatCACTCCTGCAATTTATAAGTACCTGCGTCTACATATcaagtattatactaatcccaaGTATATGATAACTCCCATTTATTACTATTCTTGATTTCCTATGCATATTGTACATAGAAAGATTTTAGTTGTTATATAAATTGTACTGGCCCACTACCTATCGCTTGTACCATAAGCTATTTTACacctcaggtaggccacatagCTATATTTTAGAATAGAGGGCAGATTTGATccagaaaatttactattttaatacatgaaatatttattatttaataaatatttatatatgacTGGATTTaaatgaggtatgggttttatatatctacgttgtccatccattttcctgatcattttaagaaatagacccaaaaatgagctagatccaaggcttaggtgggccacaaggtgGAGATTGAactctcactattaaaaacttcttatgagtggtagaagttttgaatcaatatctgatattcgtgttgtgatcccttcatcgaggtctatatgacctaatgaacaggttggatggaaaataaacgtcaggTGGCCCTtgggaaggttttaacagtgagtTTCATTATCGTCGTTAATCACCGatatgtagttcacttgagcattggacctgcctaatttttagatccatgcccaaaaatgatctgaaaaaatggatggatggcatggataaaacccatacatcattgtgggccccacagagcctacATGCACCTACACCCGACCCATTTATTAATCGGCCtaagaagataaaaataaaaacataaacacGGCCCAACCCGACGTGGCCCGTgcgatggttgatacacaggcacctaAAAATTGCAAATGTGGCAGTTACATAGCTTGAACTCAACAGTGAAAATAATGGGACCAACCTAGATCTCTACTTATTAAAATAGTATCCTAATTTAAGTGGCTTATTTTTCGTATTTATAAGAACTAAAAATTATCAAACAGTCCAATTTCAACAAATAAAAGACAGATTATTAGATTTTAAGATCCTTGAATGAATCTTAATTTTGGATGATGACTCATTTGCAATTAGGGATGATAACTTATTTACAATTGGACCCAAATTTTGAACTGCTTAATTTgagtatgccacgtgtgcaacttTTGAGTGCTAGAGTATCAACTATCACAAtctgcagagtatcaaataactcttagTGGAAAAGATGGGTGGCTAGAAAATAAAATTGGTTTTAGGTAAAGAGAGATGGTTTTCAGCTAAAAGATAGCACTGAGCATGGTCCACATGATGGGAAGGTCGATTCTCACACAAGTGTGATATGTTGGCATGTGTGATTGAGTATGGATAGGCATGGCTAGCACACGCGTGTGGACATGGCTAACCTCAAATAAGACTAGGATGACGTCGTTTTTTTCTATCCTAAGAAGTCTAGTCCTTTCCAACAAGTTAAAAACAGTCAGACAGAGAAAGAGAATGGATTTGAGACCTTTCGTTTCTCGGCCTTGAAGATCATATATCCCTTTCATTCTTTCTCTCATCTGtcttgcactctctctctctctctatctcatttTGTAAGGAAGAGGTGTACCTTATCCTATCCTCTCATCCAaatgaccttaacctaaaaccccactactttttttttttcctcttcgaaagcttctctctctctctctctctctctccaaacacTACGACTAAGAAAGAAGATATTTGCATTTAGATAGTGTATTAATACTTTCCATCTTTTACGATTTTCATACCTTGAATTTCGAAAGAACAAACGCTAGGATTTGATGGGTTTTGAGAAATTCATATGAGAAGTTACACTCTTTAGTTTTACAATTCGACGTGGAATTTCTTTGGAGAATCTGTTAGAAAGCATCTGAGTCGGAATTCGAGAGTTTTGATGATCGATGGCTCCCAAAACAGGAAAAGCAAAGCCTCATAAGGccaaaggagagaagaagaagaaggaagacaaaGGTACTTCCCTTTTTCATTTAATGTATTCATTTAAGCCATGCAAAAGAaatgcaccacaccatcaaaatcaggcaaatccactcattaggtggcccACTCGTATCCTTTTAGTCATACCATAGGCTTTCTAGTGATTTTGACGGCGTGGATAGCCCGATGAGCGAACCAGACTAATTTTCTCCCTAGGTGTTCTTCTTTGTGCGGTCCACCTTTTGCATGGTCCGGATGTCCTGCACAAGTACTGAGAAACAGAATCTGGCCAATCTAGTCAAAGGTCGATCACACATACAAAagatatgggccacaccatgaaaatcaggccaatcaactcattaggtgggccacacgtatccGTTTAGTCAGACCATAGGCTTTCCAGTGATTTTGACGGCGTGGATAGCCCGATGAGTGAACCAGACTAATTTTCTCCCCAGGTGTTCttctttgtgtggtccaccttttgcaTGGTCCGGATGTCCTGCACAAGTGAGAAATTGATGGAAAAGATAGGGGTTTGCTAATGCAATGCATACAACATACTGCACGTGACATGCTagtcgttcatcaggtgggccccacatgcaacaCCGAATGTGGATGGTTAGCCATTCTATCATAACCGTCTACTTCACTTCACGCAACTGGAGCCCACCAGACGAAAGGCTTGAATCTCATACACGTGTGAATGTGTAGAGGTTTGCGTGTAGAATCTCATACCttcatttctttgattttttaaCCCTCTTGCTGTATTTACAGTTTTACCAACCGTGCTCGAGATAACCGTGGAAAGCCCCGACTATTCTCAAGTGACGCTCAAGGTAGCACTTCTAAACTTAATTTTCATAAAGTACGCATGGTGCGCGTTACGCACAGATGTTTACAATGGCTGCTACTGAGGTTAAGGAATTCCGTGGCGTACGTTAACCTCAGTCAGAGGAAtgcaaaggtgggcccacagacgCAAGTTGAGACACTAACTGCACACGCCCTCCTATTTTGCAGGGAATTTCAACGGACAGGATTTTGGACGTTCGAAGGCTGCTAGCCGTCCACGTGGAAACATGCCACCTCACTGACTACTCGCTCTCTCACGAGGTAGGCAGCTACACAGAGATGGATAATGTGAACTTAACCCCAAGGCCCTAAATAtggaatggtgggccccacccaactaCTTAttgatccaagccgttaatcTTATAGTGCCCAACATGGATAGCCTCAGGTTTCAGATTCAATATTCGGGCATTTCTCTATCGAATG
Coding sequences:
- the LOC131217077 gene encoding nuclear pore complex protein NUP43 — translated: MSGDLQILRFPQSKSIDAVRFLSPLSAFSRFIVAAVHDPDTAGSAIEIHALTPPDLHLQSSCPTPSRISSLRASQTPQKPVIAAATLAGSLHFLFADPVEASLESELSLSDKSFHGGPISAIDLEGSGCECVSVGEDGRVNLVKVGESRLNCGLVSDSRGLVSYTAVRWGSPTEFATGGLGHTVQWWDQRKPGGPVSQFKGNWTQGSTSGIVHSIDIHPSRKHVCVVGGSSGTLFAWDLRWQQQPILLSGVGVDETTHAASESEVWEVQYDSFMQSSNAGTASSARILPVMICSEDGILAVLEKGEEPLDILSEPCAINGFDIDLQNPSDVICCLEWETIVFIMRP